Proteins from a single region of Ananas comosus cultivar F153 linkage group 3, ASM154086v1, whole genome shotgun sequence:
- the LOC109707173 gene encoding myb-related protein Myb4-like has protein sequence MVRAPCCEKMGVKKGPWTPEEDRILVDYIQRYGHGNWRALPKQAGLLRCGKSCRLRWANYLRPDIKRGNFTKEEEEMIFKLHELLGNRWSAIAARLPGRTDNEIKNVWHTYLKKRLMPNQTVKESKKRAIHTSEPKTESKPIIPRSDSGLATSPEYSMSGFSSSVADGNSAATVEESFSSEEFTEIIDERFWSETLSMDDCFATTMQYGASETPSGDQINEPSLSPLSSNSEGMEFWWRVFMEAGEMKDLALI, from the exons ATGGTGAGAGCTCCATGCTGTGAGAAGATGGGGGTGAAGAAGGGGCCATGGACTCCCGAAGAAGATCGAATACTCGTAGATTACATACAAAGATATGGCCATGGGAATTGGCGCGCACTACCGAAACAAGCAG GTCTATTGAGGTGCGGGAAGAGTTGCAGGCTCAGATGGGCCAACTATTTGCGACCGGATATAAAGCGAGGGAACTTCAcgaaggaggaagaggagatgaTCTTCAAATTGCATGAGTTGCTTGGGAATAG ATGGTCGGCGATTGCTGCGAGGCTACCGGGTCGGACAGACAACGAGATCAAGAACGTGTGGCACACATACCTAAAGAAGCGCCTCATGCCGAATCAAACGGTGAAAGAGTCCAAGAAAAGGGCCATTCACACTAGCGAGCCCAAGACCGAGTCCAAACCGATCATCCCCCGATCCGACTCGGGCTTGGCCACATCACCCGAGTATTCGATGAGTGGCTTCTCGTCCTCAGTTGCCGACGGTAATTCAGCTGCCACAGTTGAAGAGAGCTTCTCTTCGGAAGAGTTCACAGAAATTATCGATGAGCGCTTTTGGTCGGAAACACTTTCGATGGATGATTGTTTTGCGACCACCATGCAATATGGAGCTTCCGAAACCCCTTCGGGTGATCAAATCAACGAACCATCGTTGAGTCCGCTCTCGTCGAATAGTGAAGGGATGGAGTTTTGGTGGAGGGTCTTTATGGAAGCTGGAGAGATGAAGGATTTGGCACTAATCTAA